The genomic window TCGTTTGCGCCAGAGCAGCTGACAGTGGCGTGATCTCTGGGTTcaagtgtgggggtgggggtggtggagcaGCAGGAGGTGCAGCATTAGTTGGGGGAGCAGCTGGAGCTCCAGCAGGGGCCACCAGTTCTTGCTGGGACACAGGACGGGGCTGTAGAGCCTGGCTGCTGAGAGTAGTGTGAGTCTGGGCAATGCCATGGTTAAAAGTGGCAACAGTGCCTACAGTGGGGGCCAGAGTCTGCTCCGTGGCTGGTGCAGTGGAGCTCAGGGTCATGACCTTGGCCTGATTTCGGAACTGGGCATTTTGTTCCAGCAGCACCTCATTGGTGGCCAGCAAGTTGCTGACCTGCTTCTTTAGCTCCTCTACCCGCTTCCTGAGCATGGCATTCTCCTCCTCCAGCAGCCTGCATTCCACCCCTCGGGATGAAGCCAGACTATATTCATATGATTCAAAATGGGGGCCATCTGGGGGGCAGCATCCACCTCGCCGACGCTTGGGGCCTGGCTCGTGATCCTCAAAGCCCCTGTCAGGGAGGTCGTAGATGTCATAGAGATCATGACGTCGTCCTGGTGGGACTGGGCCTGTTGAGCCCCCACCACCAGTGCCCCCTCCACCCCGAGCATCAAACTCGAAATCCCGTTGCAGGTGACGAAACTTGCACTTGGCTCCTCTCTGGCAGTCCCCTTTGAGGAAGTCACGGCAGATAGGGACTTCCTCCTTGCCATTCGGTAGGTCAGCTGGTGAAAGGCCCAGGCCGGCTGCCACTTTCTGCCTCAGCCGAGGGGGAAGCTCTCCAGTCTTCTTATAGCCATCTTCATCCTCCTTGGAGCCGTGGATGAATCGGCAGTTTGGGCGGCTACACTCCTTATTCTGGAAGTCATGGCAGAAGATGAATTCATTTTTGCTTACCCCTAAGTTGGACACCTCACTCATGTCTGGATGGCGATAGCGGCAACGCTTTCCTCGCTTGCACACGTTCCTCAGGAAGTCTCTGCAGATAGCATCTGAGATGGCCCCACcactgcctgcccctgccccactgGCCTCCTCGCTGCCACCGCCTCCAGGGCCTCCACCGCTGCTCCCAGTGCCGTTGGCATAGCTGTCCCGGTCAGGCATCCTGGTCCCCTCCAACTCagggctttcttctttttcttgccaccCTTGGTGACTGCTAGGAAAGAGGAGAGCTGTGTCAAACAGGAGTCCTCAGAAAGGCCACCACTGTTCCCCACTATAGAGTACTGCAGCCCAACAAGAGGCAGGTCAGAGGAGAAATGGCTTTGGAGATCAGAATCTAAGGCACAATAATTCTAAGTGGAGTTGCTGGCTCTGGCTGGCTCATCAGAAGTCCCTCCCAGGCCCTTCTGCACCTGGTCTGGGTCAGAAGTATTCACACTTGCCTGGCTAACAGAGGAGGGgggagatggagggagggagttGGGTCGAAGCCACCTCATCTCATTAATGATGACAGGCTGATGGAGGAGGTAGGGAAAGAACAGTACTGGATTTTTATATCCACTTCTGAGGTGACCTTATAAAAGTTATGGAAGTGAAATTAAAACTGCTGTCAGTGTCTTATTACCCTGGGAGGAGACTAGAAATAGCAGCCAAGATAGGCTGGTAAGCTACTACAGTTGAGGATGATGAGTTAATCTTCATTAACTCCTTTCCCATGGGATCTCAGGTCAGGGCTCTGCTAGTGTCAAGTCTCTGAACCCCAAGAAATACTGGGTGAAGAAACTGATGTCATCAGCTGGAAAGCAGTTCTTAAACCTGTGTCATTTTTCAGTATCTCTCCCCATCTATTACCAATGTTCAACTTCAATGAGGTCAgcctcccccacctctcccccttccGGGGAGGTGTTCTATAACTGAATCTCTACTTCTAGACCCCAGGACAAAACCATTTGTGGCAAAGCCAAGGGGAAAGGAAGGAGTTAATTTCATAGGAACAAGTGACCTTTCTCCATTTCACACACCTCCTCCTATCCTCCCATTAAAGATTCCACTGACATCAAACTACACCATTCCTTACCCCATAAAGATCCTCTTTATTTATAGACTCCATAAAAGCTTTTTAAATATCCTCTTTCCCAAGACAGCTCTGGAATGTCAACCCACTGCCCTGGTTCTAAccctcttctctccccacccaAGACTGGGAGTCCCTACTACCACGTGTCTGACCTCTGAAGTCTCTCCTTGGCAGGGTTCAGGCTCCCCCTGCTGTCTACACGGGAAAACTTCACATCGTTTCCTCTCaagtcttcactgatttctttgcTCCCAACCCCCCAGGAATTGCCTTGACTCTGCCTTCAGATCCACCTAAAATGAACTGACCAGACCAGAGACTTGAATTACAAGAGAATCTGTAAAAGAAGAGGGGTCCTTTTCCTCCAAAGGGAAGTAGATCAGGATCATAGAAACAATGAAGGAAAGAGAAGttaaaagaaaagatacaaagTTTTACTAAAAGGGAAATGACCAGGTGAAGAATAAATGCCATTAATCCAAGTCTGATTTATGTTGCAATCCCACCATAAGCAGATAATGCTTATTATAACAGACCTCCCCATTCAACGTTCCCAAAATTGTTTGATACCTGAGGTAGCTCAGGTGAAGTCCGGGacttctgtgggtctccacctccACATCACTGCTGGGTtctgaacaggaaaaaaaaagagagacttggGTGGGAGAAGGGATAAGAGTGGAGAACTATGGGGTGGTTGTCACAAGAACGAAGTCTGACAAAACGGCGAGAGTTCTGGGCACTAAGATTTTCTGAGGGTTCAAACTACACTTATTTGTCAAAGGGAGAAGTCCTTAGTAAGAGGGATAAAACTAACTCGAAGGGGCTGTGAGGATGGGATGGAAAACCAGCCCTGAGTGAACAAAGGGTGAGAGGCATTCTGCCTCAAGTTGAAAGATGTGGGGATCAGAGCCATATCTTGGGGTTAAGAATGCCGAATGGGGAGCCGTGCCAGAGCAGGGACTGACAGTTCAGCAGGATGGCAGATTAGATTTGGGGGAGGTGATTACGACGGTTCGCAAAACCCCAGAGTTTGCGGAAAAAGTCATAGTAGTTTTCCCCTAGCAAGTCTTCTAGATT from Dasypus novemcinctus isolate mDasNov1 chromosome 12, mDasNov1.1.hap2, whole genome shotgun sequence includes these protein-coding regions:
- the ZC3H10 gene encoding zinc finger CCCH domain-containing protein 10, whose amino-acid sequence is MPDRDSYANGTGSSGGGPGGGGSEEASGAGAGSGGAISDAICRDFLRNVCKRGKRCRYRHPDMSEVSNLGVSKNEFIFCHDFQNKECSRPNCRFIHGSKEDEDGYKKTGELPPRLRQKVAAGLGLSPADLPNGKEEVPICRDFLKGDCQRGAKCKFRHLQRDFEFDARGGGGTGGGGSTGPVPPGRRHDLYDIYDLPDRGFEDHEPGPKRRRGGCCPPDGPHFESYEYSLASSRGVECRLLEEENAMLRKRVEELKKQVSNLLATNEVLLEQNAQFRNQAKVMTLSSTAPATEQTLAPTVGTVATFNHGIAQTHTTLSSQALQPRPVSQQELVAPAGAPAAPPTNAAPPAAPPPPPPHLNPEITPLSAALAQTIAQGMAPPPVSMAPVAVSVAPVAPVAVSMAQPLAGITMSHTTTPMVTYPIASQSMRITAIPH